A part of Sinorhizobium chiapasense genomic DNA contains:
- a CDS encoding SDR family oxidoreductase has product MTIYEGKKAVVIGGTHGMGLATVARLVEGGADVLLTGNNDDNLAKVRERFGTRVHALRSDIADLKDIAALGAAAGQKMGAIDLLHINAGISELEPFDQVTEASYDRQFAVNTKGAFFTVQRLAPLIRKGGSIVFTSSVADEGGYPGMSVYSATKAALVSFASVLATELLPRGIRVNTVSPGFIDTPTKGAAGLADAERAEFKALGDAVTPMKRNGTADEVARAVLFLAFAATFTTGAKLAVDGGLGQKLATAF; this is encoded by the coding sequence ATGACTATCTACGAAGGTAAGAAGGCCGTCGTGATCGGCGGCACCCATGGCATGGGGTTGGCTACGGTCGCGCGGTTGGTTGAAGGCGGCGCTGATGTGCTGCTGACGGGAAACAACGACGACAACCTCGCAAAAGTGAGGGAGAGGTTCGGCACGCGCGTTCATGCCTTGCGCTCCGACATCGCCGATCTCAAAGACATTGCAGCTCTCGGCGCTGCGGCCGGACAGAAGATGGGCGCGATCGATCTTCTCCACATCAACGCTGGCATTTCGGAACTTGAGCCGTTCGATCAGGTGACCGAGGCATCCTACGACCGCCAGTTCGCAGTGAACACCAAGGGTGCCTTCTTCACTGTCCAGCGGCTGGCCCCGCTGATCCGCAAGGGCGGCTCGATCGTCTTCACCTCATCCGTCGCGGACGAAGGCGGATATCCGGGCATGAGCGTCTACAGCGCCACCAAGGCGGCGCTCGTCTCGTTCGCCTCCGTGCTTGCGACCGAGCTCCTGCCGCGCGGCATCCGCGTCAACACTGTTTCCCCTGGCTTCATCGACACGCCGACCAAGGGCGCCGCCGGCCTCGCCGATGCCGAACGGGCCGAGTTCAAGGCGTTGGGCGACGCGGTCACGCCGATGAAGCGCAACGGTACGGCCGACGAGGTGGCGCGCGCCGTGCTGTTCCTCGCTTTTGCGGCGACCTTCACGACCGGCGCAAAGCTCGCAGTCGACGGCGGCCTCGGGCAGAAGCTCGCGACCGCCTTCTGA
- the dnaG gene encoding DNA primase codes for MRFSQTFLDEIRDRVPISDVIGKRVTWDRRKTNVSRGDYWACCPFHGEKSPSFHCEDRKGRYHCFGCGVSGDHFRFLTDLEGLSFPEAVQQIADMAGVAMPQPDPQAERREKERTSLLDVMEMATQFFQDQLQTANGAKARAYLRERGLTGRTIETFRLGFAPDSRNALKEFLAGKGVGKEQIEACGLVVYGADVPVSYDRFRDRIMFPILSAREKVIAFGGRAMSPDAPAKYLNSNETELFHKGNVLFNFARARRASQGADGAGTIIAVEGYMDVIALHQSGIENAVAPLGTALTENQLDLLWKMTPQPVLCFDGDGAGIRAANRAVDLALPHLKPGRSVRFAMLPDGKDPDDLVRHDGREPFDKVLANARSLAEMVWLREVQGGAFDTPEKRAELEARLRQVTSVIVDESVRRHYGQDMRDRLNVFLQGSAPFRNERRPFERGGRQSGGPRGAAGARNMAAGPTAISDRLARSSLVSGQQAVPLLRESVLALTIVNHPQLLFDEYDEISTIEFDHRDLQRCWAMVLNAAAANGPRLTREALIEQLEADGFGTLIGGLDQQVRYARLWTATTAAAPEDAREGYLQALALHRRSKALHWQRRELERELAHATEEGDLEVVPQLLRTLQEVQLEVTRLENQEAIIEGFGVLSGRVKGPAAR; via the coding sequence ATGCGCTTTTCACAGACCTTCCTTGACGAGATACGCGATCGCGTTCCGATTTCGGACGTGATCGGCAAGCGCGTCACGTGGGACCGCCGCAAGACCAATGTTTCGCGCGGCGACTACTGGGCCTGCTGCCCCTTTCACGGTGAAAAGTCGCCGAGCTTCCACTGCGAGGACCGCAAGGGCCGCTATCATTGTTTCGGCTGCGGCGTTTCCGGTGACCACTTCCGCTTCCTGACGGATCTCGAAGGCCTGAGCTTTCCTGAAGCGGTGCAGCAGATCGCGGACATGGCCGGCGTCGCGATGCCCCAGCCCGACCCGCAGGCCGAGCGGCGCGAGAAGGAACGCACCAGCCTGCTCGACGTCATGGAAATGGCGACGCAGTTCTTCCAGGACCAGCTCCAGACGGCAAACGGTGCCAAGGCACGGGCTTATCTGCGCGAGCGAGGGCTGACCGGGCGTACGATCGAGACGTTTCGGCTGGGCTTTGCACCCGATAGCCGCAACGCGCTAAAGGAATTTCTCGCCGGCAAGGGCGTCGGCAAGGAGCAGATCGAAGCTTGCGGCCTCGTTGTCTATGGCGCCGACGTGCCGGTCTCTTACGACCGCTTCCGCGACCGCATCATGTTTCCGATCCTTTCGGCGCGCGAGAAGGTGATCGCCTTCGGTGGCCGCGCCATGTCGCCCGACGCGCCGGCCAAATATCTGAATTCGAATGAGACGGAGCTCTTCCACAAGGGCAACGTGCTCTTCAATTTCGCGCGTGCCCGGCGGGCCTCGCAGGGCGCCGATGGCGCCGGCACGATCATCGCCGTCGAAGGCTACATGGACGTGATCGCGCTCCATCAGTCCGGCATCGAGAATGCCGTGGCGCCGCTCGGAACCGCGCTCACTGAAAACCAGCTCGATCTTCTCTGGAAGATGACGCCGCAGCCCGTGCTCTGCTTCGATGGTGACGGCGCCGGCATCCGCGCCGCCAACCGCGCCGTCGACCTGGCGCTCCCCCATCTGAAGCCCGGACGATCGGTCCGCTTCGCCATGCTGCCGGACGGGAAGGACCCGGACGATCTCGTCCGCCATGACGGACGCGAACCTTTCGACAAGGTGCTCGCCAATGCCCGTTCGCTCGCCGAAATGGTGTGGCTACGCGAGGTCCAGGGCGGCGCATTCGACACGCCGGAAAAACGTGCCGAACTCGAAGCGCGGTTGAGGCAGGTGACGTCCGTCATCGTCGACGAGAGCGTGCGTCGCCACTATGGCCAGGACATGCGCGACCGCCTCAATGTCTTTCTGCAGGGCAGTGCGCCGTTCAGGAATGAACGGCGGCCGTTCGAGCGGGGCGGACGCCAGAGTGGGGGCCCGCGCGGTGCCGCAGGCGCCCGGAACATGGCCGCCGGCCCGACCGCGATCTCCGATCGTCTGGCGCGCTCTTCTCTCGTCAGCGGCCAGCAGGCGGTGCCGCTGTTGCGTGAAAGCGTGCTGGCACTCACCATCGTCAACCACCCGCAATTGCTTTTCGATGAATATGATGAGATCTCGACGATCGAGTTCGACCACCGTGACCTGCAGCGCTGCTGGGCCATGGTGCTGAATGCCGCGGCGGCGAACGGGCCGCGACTGACGCGGGAGGCCCTCATCGAGCAACTGGAGGCGGATGGCTTCGGCACATTGATTGGAGGGCTCGACCAGCAGGTACGCTATGCGCGCCTCTGGACCGCGACGACCGCGGCGGCGCCCGAGGATGCACGCGAGGGTTACCTTCAGGCGCTTGCCCTCCACAGGCGCAGCAAAGCCCTGCATTGGCAGCGGCGCGAACTGGAGCGTGAACTGGCCCACGCCACGGAGGAGGGGGATCTGGAGGTCGTGCCGCAGTTGCTCAGGACGCTTCAGGAGGTCCAACTCGAAGTAACGCGGCTCGAGAACCAGGAGGCCATCATCGAAGGTTTCGGCGTGCTTTCGGGGAGGGTGAAGGGTCCGGCTGCGCGGTAA
- a CDS encoding GatB/YqeY domain-containing protein: protein MRDQLANALKEALKAKDARRTSTVRLIQAAIKDRDIANRGQGKDPVGDDEIMQILAKMIKQREESARIYDGGGRPELAEQERQEIAVINQFLPEQLSEDKVKQACAAIIQETGAHGLRDMGKCMNALKERYPGQMDFAKASGLVKELLK from the coding sequence ATGCGCGACCAACTCGCGAACGCATTGAAAGAAGCGCTCAAGGCCAAGGACGCACGGCGCACTTCGACCGTCCGGCTGATCCAGGCGGCGATCAAGGACCGCGATATTGCCAATCGCGGCCAGGGCAAGGATCCGGTCGGCGACGACGAGATCATGCAGATCCTCGCCAAGATGATCAAACAGCGCGAGGAATCCGCCCGCATTTACGACGGGGGCGGCCGCCCCGAACTCGCCGAGCAGGAACGCCAGGAAATTGCCGTCATCAACCAGTTCCTCCCCGAACAGCTTTCAGAGGACAAAGTGAAGCAGGCCTGTGCGGCGATCATCCAGGAGACGGGCGCCCACGGCCTTCGCGACATGGGCAAGTGCATGAACGCACTGAAGGAGCGCTATCCCGGCCAGATGGATTTCGCCAAGGCGTCCGGCCTTGTCAAGGAACTGCTGAAGTAA
- the recQ gene encoding DNA helicase RecQ, producing the protein MPHNDNASAARLFESQGVANPLDILKRVYGYSVFRGQQQEVVEHVVAGGDAVVLFPTGAGKSLCFQIPALCRSGVGVVVSPLIALMRDQVEALKQLGIRAAALNSSLTRDEAIAVRRALSTGALDLLYVTPERAVTDGFAEMIGDMDIALFAIDEAHCVSQWGHDFRPEYRGLDCLASRFPGVPRIALTATADPHTRDDIIERLALTGAKVFTTSFDRPNIAYEIVERDQPRQQLLRFLSRFKGSSGIVYCLSRAKVEDTAEWLNALGVRALPYHAGMDRVLRDAHQDAFLKEEDLCLVATVAFGMGIDKPDVRYVAHLDLPGSVEAYYQETGRAGRDGLPSEVWMAYGMADVIQRRRMIDEGAAAEEIKRIERSKLHALLAICETAGCRRQAILAHFGEAHPGRCGHCDTCLKPVETWDGTEAAIKALAAIYRTGERFGAGHVIDVLMGTINEKTERFGHIDMPVFGAGKDLPARTWQSVFRQLLAAGLVRVDHSAFGALQLEPEARAVFKRERQVFFRKDRPTSGKAARTTKPGTQRERADLAGTDLELFERLRAERFSIAKELNVPPYVVFPDTTLIALAKQRPRDFDELLDIPGIGESKRERYGEAFLAVIDGYLDG; encoded by the coding sequence ATGCCTCACAACGACAATGCTTCCGCTGCGCGCCTGTTCGAAAGCCAAGGCGTCGCCAATCCTCTCGACATTCTGAAACGCGTCTACGGCTATTCCGTCTTCCGCGGTCAGCAGCAGGAGGTGGTCGAGCATGTGGTGGCGGGTGGGGATGCCGTAGTGCTCTTTCCGACGGGGGCGGGCAAATCGCTCTGCTTTCAAATTCCCGCACTTTGCCGCAGCGGCGTTGGCGTCGTCGTCTCTCCGTTGATCGCCTTGATGCGCGACCAGGTCGAGGCGCTGAAGCAGCTCGGCATTCGCGCCGCCGCGCTCAATTCCTCACTGACCCGCGACGAGGCGATCGCGGTCCGTCGTGCGCTTTCGACAGGCGCGCTCGATCTGCTCTATGTCACGCCGGAGCGTGCCGTCACCGACGGCTTCGCCGAGATGATCGGCGATATGGATATTGCGCTCTTCGCGATCGATGAGGCGCATTGCGTCTCGCAGTGGGGGCATGATTTCCGGCCGGAATATCGCGGCCTCGACTGTCTCGCGTCGCGCTTTCCCGGCGTGCCGCGCATCGCACTCACGGCCACCGCGGATCCGCATACGCGCGACGACATTATCGAGCGGCTGGCGCTGACCGGAGCGAAGGTCTTCACGACCAGCTTCGACCGGCCGAACATTGCCTATGAGATCGTCGAGCGTGATCAGCCGCGCCAGCAGCTTCTTCGATTCCTCTCTCGCTTCAAGGGCTCGAGCGGCATCGTCTATTGTCTGTCGCGCGCCAAGGTCGAGGACACGGCAGAATGGCTGAACGCGCTGGGTGTGCGTGCGCTCCCCTATCATGCCGGCATGGACCGCGTCCTGCGAGATGCCCATCAGGATGCCTTCCTGAAGGAGGAAGACCTTTGCCTCGTCGCGACGGTCGCCTTCGGCATGGGCATCGACAAGCCGGACGTGCGCTACGTCGCCCATCTCGATCTGCCGGGCTCGGTCGAAGCCTATTACCAGGAGACTGGCCGCGCGGGCCGCGACGGGCTGCCCTCCGAAGTCTGGATGGCCTATGGCATGGCCGACGTCATCCAGCGGCGCAGGATGATCGACGAGGGCGCTGCTGCGGAGGAGATCAAGCGCATCGAGCGGTCGAAGCTCCATGCGCTGCTTGCGATCTGCGAGACGGCGGGCTGCCGGCGGCAGGCGATCCTGGCGCATTTCGGCGAGGCGCATCCCGGCCGCTGCGGCCATTGCGACACCTGCCTGAAGCCGGTCGAGACCTGGGACGGTACCGAAGCCGCGATCAAGGCGCTCGCGGCCATCTATCGGACCGGCGAGCGCTTCGGCGCCGGCCACGTGATCGATGTGCTCATGGGGACGATCAACGAGAAAACCGAGCGATTCGGCCATATCGATATGCCGGTCTTCGGGGCGGGCAAGGATTTGCCGGCGCGCACGTGGCAATCGGTGTTCCGGCAGTTGCTCGCCGCCGGCCTCGTCAGGGTCGATCATTCCGCCTTCGGGGCGCTTCAGCTCGAGCCGGAGGCGCGCGCCGTCTTCAAGCGCGAGCGCCAGGTCTTCTTTCGCAAGGACAGGCCGACCTCGGGCAAGGCCGCCCGAACCACCAAGCCCGGCACTCAGCGCGAGAGGGCCGATCTTGCCGGCACTGATCTCGAGCTTTTCGAACGCCTGCGTGCCGAGCGATTCTCGATCGCCAAGGAATTGAACGTGCCGCCCTATGTCGTCTTCCCGGACACGACCTTGATCGCGCTCGCCAAGCAGCGTCCGCGCGACTTCGACGAACTCCTCGATATTCCCGGTATCGGCGAGAGCAAGCGCGAACGCTACGGCGAGGCATTCCTGGCGGTCATCGACGGCTACCTCGATGGGTAG
- a CDS encoding LysR substrate-binding domain-containing protein, translating into MANLNDFMFFVHVVDHGGFAAAARALNVPKSTLSKRVAELEKALGVRLINRTSRRFAATETGEDFYRHAAAMLIEAEAAESVVKGRLAEPSGTVRITASVPTAQLSLAPLLPRLAIAYPKIRLMVHATDRFVDLIQEGFDIAVRDHFAPLADSGLVQRRVASEASWLVASPAYLDQRNAPVHPEDLQHHEGLLTSLTSGSWTLEHPDGTVVSVSSKPRFVADESHVLREAAVAGLGITALPGKLCRNEIAGGVLVRVLPQWTAGHVTTTILMPHRRGQLPSVRATVDFIAAQLG; encoded by the coding sequence ATGGCAAACCTCAATGACTTCATGTTCTTCGTTCACGTCGTTGACCACGGCGGCTTCGCCGCGGCGGCGCGCGCCCTCAATGTGCCGAAGTCGACGCTCAGCAAGCGTGTGGCGGAACTCGAAAAGGCATTGGGCGTTCGGCTCATCAACCGCACTTCGCGCCGTTTCGCAGCGACCGAGACGGGGGAGGATTTCTACCGTCATGCAGCGGCAATGCTCATCGAGGCGGAAGCCGCCGAGAGCGTGGTCAAGGGAAGGCTTGCAGAGCCAAGCGGTACTGTCAGAATCACGGCATCCGTTCCGACAGCGCAGCTTTCGCTCGCGCCATTGTTGCCGCGGCTGGCGATCGCCTACCCGAAGATCCGTCTTATGGTGCATGCGACCGACCGGTTCGTCGATCTCATCCAGGAAGGTTTCGACATCGCCGTGCGCGACCACTTTGCGCCGCTTGCCGATTCCGGCCTCGTGCAGCGCCGCGTCGCTTCGGAGGCCAGCTGGCTGGTGGCGTCGCCGGCCTATCTCGACCAGCGCAACGCGCCGGTGCATCCCGAAGACTTGCAACATCACGAGGGCCTGCTGACATCGCTGACATCGGGCAGCTGGACGCTGGAGCATCCGGACGGAACGGTTGTCAGCGTGTCGTCCAAGCCGCGCTTTGTGGCGGATGAATCGCACGTCCTGCGCGAGGCCGCGGTGGCAGGGCTCGGCATAACCGCCTTGCCCGGCAAGCTTTGTCGCAACGAGATCGCCGGCGGGGTGCTCGTTCGCGTCCTGCCCCAGTGGACCGCGGGGCATGTGACAACGACGATCCTGATGCCGCACCGGCGGGGGCAGTTGCCGTCCGTGCGCGCCACCGTCGATTTCATTGCGGCGCAGCTTGGGTAG
- a CDS encoding sortase family protein: MADDDDLSDRPAGFLARLSAIETIVVAIIALIALAGLLLIGKGFYMKARAEVSQALLRKSFEEPLRGAANGRRAGEARWHANGINTSASGRHLALATCWPFDAVEQGPMRYIVNAELVGEQRALPLTTGSISR; this comes from the coding sequence ATGGCTGACGACGATGACCTGTCCGACCGGCCTGCCGGATTCCTTGCCAGGCTATCGGCGATCGAAACGATCGTCGTGGCGATCATCGCCCTCATTGCCCTTGCCGGCCTGCTGCTGATCGGCAAGGGCTTCTACATGAAGGCCAGGGCCGAGGTCTCGCAGGCGCTGTTGCGAAAGAGTTTCGAGGAGCCGCTTCGCGGTGCTGCCAACGGCAGGCGGGCCGGCGAAGCCCGTTGGCACGCAAACGGCATCAACACGTCGGCCAGCGGGCGCCACCTTGCACTCGCCACCTGCTGGCCCTTCGACGCCGTCGAACAGGGGCCGATGCGCTACATCGTCAATGCCGAACTCGTCGGCGAGCAACGCGCGCTTCCGCTCACCACAGGCTCGATCTCCCGATAA
- a CDS encoding pyridoxal phosphate-dependent aminotransferase → MAFLADALSRVKPSATIAVSQKARELKAKGRDVIGLGAGEPDFDTPDNIKKAAIDAINRGETKYTPVSGIPELREAIAKKFKRENNLDYTAAQTIVGTGGKQILFNAFMATLNAGDEVVIPAPYWVSYPEMVALCGGTPVFVATKQENNFKLKAEDLEKAITPKTKWFVFNSPSNPSGAAYSHDELKALTDVLLKHPHVWVLTDDMYEHLTYGDFKFATPVEVEPGLYNRTLTMNGVSKAYAMTGWRIGYAAGPLELIKAMDMIQGQQTSGATSIAQWAAVEALNGPQDFIPRNKEIFQGRRDLVVSMLNQAKGISCPTPEGAFYVYPSCAGLIGKTAPSGKVIETDEDFVSELLETEGVAVVHGSAFGLGPNFRISYATSEELLEEACRRIQRFCAACK, encoded by the coding sequence ATGGCCTTCCTTGCCGATGCCCTTTCCCGTGTAAAGCCTTCCGCCACCATCGCCGTTTCGCAGAAAGCCCGTGAGCTGAAAGCGAAAGGCCGTGATGTCATCGGACTCGGTGCAGGGGAGCCGGACTTCGACACGCCGGACAACATCAAGAAGGCCGCGATCGATGCGATCAACCGTGGTGAGACGAAGTACACGCCCGTTTCCGGCATTCCGGAACTGCGCGAAGCGATCGCGAAGAAGTTCAAGCGTGAGAACAATCTCGACTACACGGCGGCGCAGACGATCGTCGGCACCGGCGGAAAGCAGATTCTTTTCAACGCTTTCATGGCGACGCTGAATGCCGGCGATGAAGTGGTGATCCCGGCACCTTACTGGGTCTCCTATCCGGAGATGGTGGCGCTTTGCGGCGGCACGCCGGTCTTCGTCGCGACCAAGCAGGAAAACAATTTCAAGCTGAAGGCCGAGGATCTCGAAAAGGCGATCACGCCGAAGACCAAGTGGTTCGTCTTCAATTCGCCGTCCAACCCCTCGGGCGCTGCCTATTCGCATGACGAACTGAAGGCGCTGACGGACGTACTGCTGAAGCATCCGCATGTCTGGGTGCTGACCGACGACATGTACGAGCACCTGACCTATGGCGACTTCAAGTTTGCCACGCCGGTTGAGGTTGAGCCCGGCCTTTACAATCGCACGCTGACGATGAACGGGGTCTCCAAGGCCTATGCCATGACCGGCTGGCGCATCGGCTATGCGGCCGGCCCGCTTGAGCTCATCAAGGCGATGGACATGATCCAGGGCCAGCAGACCTCGGGCGCTACCTCCATCGCGCAGTGGGCTGCGGTCGAGGCACTCAACGGACCGCAGGATTTCATCCCGCGCAACAAGGAGATCTTCCAGGGCCGCCGCGATCTCGTCGTCTCGATGCTGAACCAGGCCAAGGGCATTTCCTGCCCGACGCCGGAAGGCGCCTTCTACGTCTATCCGTCCTGCGCCGGCCTCATCGGCAAGACCGCGCCGTCCGGCAAGGTCATCGAGACGGATGAGGACTTCGTCTCCGAGCTTCTGGAAACGGAAGGCGTTGCGGTTGTCCACGGATCGGCCTTCGGTCTCGGCCCGAACTTCCGCATCTCCTATGCGACCTCCGAGGAACTGCTCGAAGAGGCCTGCCGCCGCATCCAGCGCTTCTGCGCCGCCTGCAAATAA
- a CDS encoding NAD(P)-dependent oxidoreductase, which translates to MSRISVLGLGAMGAALAATLIRKGHSVTVWNRTAARAEPLASAGATIAATPAEAVAASDLTILCVVDYAAAGAVVAEAQDALRGRDLVNLTNGTPREAKKLAAWAEEKGAAYLDGGIMAIPPMIGEAGALILYSGTDALFERHKPSLDALAESRYLGDDTGLAALYDLALLSGMYGLFSGFLHAGALVASSGRRVGDFLPLLLPWIEAMSGTLPDLADKIDNGLHDRSVVSSLAMQAIALENIAKASTEQGVAPDFIEPMLRLAARRIAEGHGSGDISGVIEVIRRKK; encoded by the coding sequence ATGAGCAGGATTTCGGTTCTCGGCCTCGGTGCCATGGGTGCCGCACTCGCCGCAACCCTCATTCGGAAGGGCCATTCCGTAACCGTCTGGAACCGCACGGCGGCGCGCGCGGAGCCGCTTGCCAGCGCGGGGGCAACGATCGCAGCGACGCCCGCCGAAGCTGTGGCGGCAAGCGACCTCACGATCCTCTGCGTCGTCGACTATGCCGCCGCAGGCGCGGTGGTGGCTGAGGCGCAGGACGCGCTCCGCGGCCGCGATCTCGTCAATCTGACGAACGGCACGCCACGCGAAGCGAAGAAACTCGCCGCCTGGGCCGAGGAGAAGGGGGCGGCCTATCTCGACGGGGGCATCATGGCCATTCCGCCGATGATCGGCGAGGCCGGCGCCTTGATCCTCTACAGCGGCACGGACGCGCTCTTCGAGCGACACAAGCCGTCGCTCGATGCCCTTGCCGAAAGCCGCTATCTCGGCGACGACACGGGGCTGGCGGCGCTCTATGACCTCGCGCTGCTCTCCGGCATGTACGGCCTCTTTTCGGGTTTTCTGCATGCCGGCGCGCTCGTGGCAAGCAGCGGCCGCAGGGTCGGCGATTTCCTGCCGCTTCTCCTGCCGTGGATCGAGGCGATGAGCGGCACCCTGCCCGACCTTGCCGACAAGATCGACAACGGGCTGCACGATCGCTCCGTGGTTTCGAGCCTCGCCATGCAGGCGATCGCGCTCGAAAACATCGCCAAGGCGAGCACGGAGCAAGGTGTCGCGCCGGACTTCATCGAACCGATGCTTCGGCTCGCCGCTCGCCGGATTGCCGAAGGTCATGGCAGCGGCGATATCTCGGGCGTGATCGAGGTAATCCGGAGAAAAAAGTGA
- the carA gene encoding glutamine-hydrolyzing carbamoyl-phosphate synthase small subunit: MTATPAWTTQKPTALLVLADGTVIEGKGIGATGKVQAEVCFNTALTGYQEILTDPSYLGQIVTFTFPHVGNIGTNDEDIEDLTPAARHGAVGVIFKADITEPSNYRAAKHLDAWLKARGIIGLCGIDTRALTAWIRENGMPNAVIAHDPAGVFDIDALKAEAKAWSGLEGLDLAKVATSGQSYRWDEKPWVWNEGYSTLGETEAAYHVVALDYGVKRNILRLFAGLNCRVTVVPAQTSAEEVLALQPDGIFLSNGPGDPAATGDYAVPVIQDLLKTDIPVFGICLGHQMLALALGAKTEKMHQGHHGANHPVKDHTTGKVEIVSMNHGFAVDSKSLPEGVEETHISLFDGSNCGLRVTGKPVFSVQHHPEASPGPQDSHYLFRRFLNLVREKKGEPALAER; encoded by the coding sequence ATGACCGCGACACCCGCATGGACAACCCAGAAACCCACCGCCCTTCTCGTTCTGGCCGACGGCACGGTGATCGAAGGCAAGGGCATCGGCGCGACCGGCAAGGTTCAGGCCGAGGTCTGCTTCAACACGGCGCTGACCGGATACCAGGAGATCCTGACCGACCCCTCCTATCTCGGCCAGATCGTCACCTTCACCTTCCCCCATGTCGGCAACATCGGCACCAATGACGAGGATATCGAGGACCTGACGCCCGCCGCCCGCCACGGCGCCGTCGGCGTCATTTTCAAGGCAGACATCACCGAGCCCTCCAACTACCGCGCCGCCAAGCACCTCGACGCTTGGCTGAAGGCCCGCGGCATCATCGGCCTTTGCGGCATCGATACGCGCGCGCTAACCGCCTGGATCCGCGAAAACGGCATGCCGAACGCTGTCATCGCCCATGACCCCGCCGGCGTCTTCGACATCGACGCGCTGAAGGCCGAGGCCAAGGCCTGGAGCGGTCTCGAAGGCCTCGACCTCGCCAAGGTCGCAACCTCCGGCCAGTCGTATCGCTGGGACGAAAAGCCCTGGGTGTGGAACGAGGGCTATTCGACGCTCGGTGAAACGGAAGCCGCCTATCACGTCGTCGCCCTCGACTACGGCGTCAAGCGCAACATCCTGCGGCTCTTCGCCGGTCTCAACTGCCGGGTCACGGTCGTCCCGGCACAGACCAGCGCGGAAGAAGTTCTGGCGCTGCAACCGGACGGCATCTTCCTTTCCAACGGTCCGGGCGATCCGGCCGCGACTGGCGATTACGCCGTTCCGGTAATCCAGGACCTCCTGAAGACCGATATTCCGGTGTTCGGCATCTGCCTCGGCCACCAGATGCTGGCGCTGGCGCTCGGCGCCAAGACCGAGAAGATGCACCAGGGACACCACGGCGCCAACCATCCGGTCAAGGATCACACCACCGGCAAGGTCGAGATCGTCTCCATGAACCACGGCTTCGCGGTCGATTCGAAGTCGCTGCCGGAAGGCGTTGAAGAGACTCACATTTCCCTCTTCGACGGCTCGAACTGCGGTCTACGCGTAACCGGCAAGCCGGTTTTCTCGGTCCAGCACCACCCGGAGGCGTCGCCGGGTCCGCAGGACAGCCACTATCTCTTCCGCCGCTTCCTCAACCTGGTGCGCGAGAAGAAGGGCGAACCGGCGCTCGCCGAACGCTGA